One stretch of Juglans microcarpa x Juglans regia isolate MS1-56 chromosome 3D, Jm3101_v1.0, whole genome shotgun sequence DNA includes these proteins:
- the LOC121256140 gene encoding RING-H2 finger protein ATL47 — MSWVESKVRLRYGFLTSPPLYHPLSSSLSSSPSSPPPPPLPNVSGYQKQSGGKISPAILFIIIILAVIFFISGLLHLLIRFLVKHRSSSSITESNGYPDMSESDTFQRQLQQLFQLHDSGLDQAFIDALPVFLYKEIMGLKEPFDCAVCLCEFSEQDKLRLLPMCSHAFHIDCIDTWLLSNSTCPLCRGNLYTPGLAIENPVFYFEDRREEDGISINGGSGALSGQKPAENEIMSEKRVFSVRLGKFRSSNDGGGLGGGGGGVERRVGETSSSNLDARRCYSMGSYQYVVADSELQVALCPNRVGASMRIVKGRGGQHGNSTIDGDSEGKKINIGSKGESFSVSKIWQWSRKSKFTNSSENHMGGTSSVTVGLPWSSDRSQGA; from the coding sequence ATGTCTTGGGTTGAATCTAAAGTGAGGCTGAGATATGGTTTTCTCACCAGCCCTCCTCTCTATCATCCGctatcttcttctctctcttcgtccccttcttctcctcctcctcctccattgCCAAATGTTAGTGGTTACCAGAAACAATCCGGAGGTAAAATAAGCCCAGCAATACTATTTATCATAATTATTCTAGCTGTCATCTTTTTCATATCTGGTCTCCTTCACTTGCTTATTAGATTTCTCGTAAAGCATAGATCTTCATCATCAATTACCGAATCCAATGGATACCCAGATATGTCTGAGTCCGATACTTTCCAGAGACAGTTACAACAACTCTTTCAACTTCACGATTCTGGCCTAGATCAAGCTTTCATTGATGCCCTCCCTGTCTTCCTTTACAAAGAGATAATGGGTCTGAAAGAGCCATTTGATTGTGCTGTTTGCCTTTGTGAATTTTCAGAACAAGATAAGTTGAGGTTGCTTCCCATGTGTAGTCATGCTTTTCACATTGATTGTATAGACACATGGCTACTATCTAATTCAACTTGCCCTCTTTGTAGAGGGAACCTTTACACACCTGGGCTTGCAattgaaaacccagttttttattttgaagatcgGAGGGAAGAAGATGGAATTTCGATTAATGGGGGAAGTGGGGCTCTTTCTGGGCAAAAGCCTGCAGAGAATGAGATTATGAGTGAAAAGAGGGTATTTTCTGTAAGACTTGGCAAATTTAGAAGCTCGAATGATGGAGGAGGgttaggaggaggaggaggaggagttgaGAGAAGAGTGGGAGAGACAAGTAGCAGCAATTTGGACGCAAGAAGATGTTATTCTATGGGATCATATCAATATGTGGTTGCCGATTCAGAGCTGCAAGTTGCCCTTTGCCCCAACAGAGTGGGTGCTAGTATGAGGATTGTGAAAGGGAGAGGCGGACAACACGGGAATTCCACAATTGATGGGGACAGTGAGGGGAAGAAGATTAACATTGGAAGTAAAGGTGAAAGCTTTTCTGTTTCCAAGATCTGGCAATGGTCTAGGAagagtaaattcacaaattccTCAGAAAACCATATGGGTGGTACATCTTCTGTTACCGTGGGTTTGCCATGGTCTTCTGATAGATCTCAGGGTGCGTGA